The Pirellulales bacterium region GTGCGTTTCGGTCCGCTCCACCGTGCGGCCCAAGTACAATTGGTTGGGACTAAGGATCAGCCCCTCGTCCGGAATTTCAACGCGCCGCACCCGGTTGGCTTTCCGCATGTCGAGCACCACCTCTTCGTAAGTCATCAGCTCGTGGTGCAACGTCAGGTTATAGCTGTTGGGATTGAGATTTCGCGCATCGAACGGATCGATGACGATGTTCCCGCCCAGCTGCTTGCGAATTTCGTTGCCCGTGAGAATCATTCCAAGGCGCCGGTAAGTGGTGAGGAAGTGAGTGGTGAGTGGCGTATGTTGTCGGATTTAGTTAGTCGCGGCGGCGTTTTTGGGGTAAAACTTTATGGCCGGCGCCGGTTTTTTCCTTCACGCCAATTTTCGGACAAACCACGTTCAATACGCAATCCTCGCAGCGGGGCTTGCGCGCCGTGCAAATCCGGCGGCCGTGATGAATCAGCCGGTGACTGAAGTTAATCCACTGGCGCTGGGGCAACTGGGCCATTAAATCGCGCTCAATTTTCACCGCGTCGGTCTGTTTCGTCAAACCAAGCCGATGGGCAATTCGGCTGACGTGCGTATCGACCACGACGCCCGAAGCAATGCCAAAGGCGGTCCCCAGCACCACGTTGGCCGTTTTGCGTCCGACGCCGGGCAGCTTCACTAATTCCTCCAGCGATTGCGGCACTTGCCCCCTGTGCTCTTCCACCAGTTTTCGGCAGCACTCCTGAATGCTTTTAGCCTTATTGCGAAAAAAACCGGTGCTTTGGATGGCCCTTTCCAAATCGCTGCGATTGGCCGCCGCAAACGCCGCCGCCTTGGAATACTTTTTGAACAGCCCCGGCGTGACCAGGTTCACCCGCACGTCGGTGCACTGCGCCGAAAGTATCGTGGCAATCAACAATTCCAACGGACTGGAAAAATGCAATGCGCAGCGGGCATCGAGATACTCGGCCGCCAACAGCTTGGCGACTTTTGCGGCTCGGCGTTTCGGTTCTAGCGCGCTGGCTACTGCCATCCTGGGAGCTTTCCTGCGCTAAAGATCAGCAGCGCGACACACGTTTCGCGCCTGGGTCAAAAAGTCGAAGAGTCAAAAAAGTCAAAGAGATTCTCTACCATTTTGACTCTTGGACTTTTCGACCCATTGAACC contains the following coding sequences:
- a CDS encoding dCTP deaminase encodes the protein MILTGNEIRKQLGGNIVIDPFDARNLNPNSYNLTLHHELMTYEEVVLDMRKANRVRRVEIPDEGLILSPNQLYLGRTVERTETH
- the nth gene encoding endonuclease III, which gives rise to MAVASALEPKRRAAKVAKLLAAEYLDARCALHFSSPLELLIATILSAQCTDVRVNLVTPGLFKKYSKAAAFAAANRSDLERAIQSTGFFRNKAKSIQECCRKLVEEHRGQVPQSLEELVKLPGVGRKTANVVLGTAFGIASGVVVDTHVSRIAHRLGLTKQTDAVKIERDLMAQLPQRQWINFSHRLIHHGRRICTARKPRCEDCVLNVVCPKIGVKEKTGAGHKVLPQKRRRD